The Montipora foliosa isolate CH-2021 chromosome 1, ASM3666993v2, whole genome shotgun sequence genome has a window encoding:
- the LOC137992704 gene encoding uncharacterized protein: MESPNLKEAIKGRICSDISKECKRLCSKADPSLLRGMTKEAMVNFSWQAVGKELQTKAPLFLRCILAAADPANGTATTYDAVRHPGVYTAAAILLKKRDKAISLIPYVISTILKVGKTSKTALVRLNHLGITMSPKSINKALDIIGEDYDLKLHEWKDGISSHMVQKEDAVEEKRRLELRKEELNEQLLLGDDVHNQFNQIQAAVSDKDQKILQIEEERPSSFNIVLDNIDLKVLASDMTSDNQNKDYHWCNHNAHLDRVNPLHLENDVPTADLQELPNSAFLPSLDDQNSLLSDFFVLVGRVIVENLPAFAIFKDVIPLHIKHKYSGELKKKTETVNLGVIFKDENLGEEMIDIIRGLHGMVPTVEGPGGQEKFDRVPVVGDQKTMERGVEAQFSVRNAYTKSRRLEGLFFQLADWHHENKFLALIFSRYYSGSSACDKTSLFALRNLVNRRDVITDAQQKPAPCKRFVDLILDADIIAAALVFFGMVDVDATPTKRGFSNEMVNNIRAVRARYFSRVVIEFILTFIVDGTLYERHFANIQALEEWEAFQRNQPVLENGRFPCRFPGCDSSFKHDGVHRMRHELSHNPPPRVPAEPTLESTLPDPSDQNPEPKDDVFDYHCGFMNMALLLRNFRDAIKEGDGDRIINCIKMFLLHFKQDGSGSTKYALEALYHLFQVLAILSPRETERLKWNRTVNNQGGDGNNVAMDVALEHDNHALKEIIRGLGANITEDSVRRVCRAFFILKKLLFVLDTEVNVKKVSGRHTKKSVKEDLIKVVKTLSDQHVFEKQTTREPMYCFPDCPRDYLQLLNTKELFRWINDHKTNISLEKRPR; encoded by the exons ATGGAAAGTCCGAACCTGAAAGAAGCTATTAAGGGCAGGATATGCAGTGATATTTCAAAGGAATGTAAACGGTTGTGCTCGAAGGCTGACCCATCGCTACTTAGGGGCATGACAAAAGAAGCAATGGTCAACTTTTCGTGGCAAGCCGTCGGAAAAGAACTGCAGACCAAAGCCCCTCTTTTCCTGCGATGCATTTTGGCTGCTGCAGATCCAGCTAATGGCACTGCCACTACCTATGATGCTGTCAGGCACCCTGGTGTTTACACGGCTGCAGCGATTTTGCTGAAGAAACGCGATAAAGCGATCAGTTTAATTCCTTACGTGATCAGCACCATCCTAAAAGTTGGTAAAACGTCGAAAACG GCCCTTGTTAGATTAAATCATCTTGGGATTACTATGTCTCCAAAAAGCATCAATAAAGCCCTTGATATAATTGGAGAAGATTATGATCTCAAGCTACATGAATGGAAGGACGGCATATCAAGCCACATGGTGCAAAAAGAGGACGCAGTGGAAGAAAAGCGGAGGCTGGAATTAAGAAAAGAGGAACTTAATGAGCAGTTACTTTTGGGGGACGATGTCCACAATCAGTTTAACCAAATTCAAGCTGCAGTATCTGATAAAGACCAAAAAATTCTGCAAATTGAAGAAGAACGGCCAAGCAGTTTTAATATTGTGTTGGACAACATTGATTTAAAAGTTCTGGCCTCAGATATGACATCTGATAACCAGAATAAAGATTATCATTGGTGTAATCATAATGCCCATCTCGACAGGGTGAATCCACTGCATCTTGAAAATGATGTGCCAACAGCAGATTTGCAAGAGCTTCCTAACAGTGCATTTCTGCCAAGTTTAGATGATCAGAATTCTCTCCTAtcagatttttttgttcttgtggGAAGGGTTATTGTAGAGAATTTGCCTGCATTTGCCATTTTCAAAGATGTCATTCCTCTTCACATCAAACATAAGTACTCTGgtgaattgaagaaaaaaactgaaaca GTTAATCTGGGCGTGATCTTCAAAGATGAAAACCTTGGAGAGGAGATGATTGACATCATCAGGGGACTTCATGGAATGGTACCCACAGTGGAAGGCCCCGGAGGACAAGAAAAATTTGATCGTGTTCCAGTTGTTGGGGACCAGAAGACCATGGAAAGAGGAGTTGAGGCTCAGTTCTCTGTGCGAAATGCCTACACAAAGAGTAGAAGGCTGGAGGGCTTGTTTTTTCAGCTTGCTGACTGGCATCATGAAAATAAATTCTTGGCA ttgattttttcAAGATACTACAGTGGGTCCTCTGCTTGTGACAAAACATCTCTCTTTGCTTTGAGGAATCTTGTTAACAGGCGTGATGTTATCACTGATGCTCAGCAAAAGCCAGCACCTTGTAAGAGGTTTGTGGACCTCATACTCGATGCAGATATTATCGCTGCAGCTCTAGTTTTCTTTGGAATGGTGGATGTAGACGCAACCCCAACAAAACGTGGCTTCAGCAATGAAATGGTTAACAACATAAGGGCTGTTCGTGCTAGATATTTTAGCAGAGTAGTCATAGAATTCATCCTCACATTCATAGTTGATGGAACTCTGTATGAAAGGCATTTTGCCAACATTCAGGCTTTGGAAGAGTGGGAAGCATTTCAAAGGAATCAGCCTGTACTTGAAAATGGAAGATTCCCTTGCAGATTCCCTGGATGTGACAGTTCATTTAAACATGATGGTGTCCACAGAATGAGGCATGAGCTTTCACATAACCCCCCACCAAGGGTACCAGCAGAACCAACATTGGAAAGCACTCTGCCAGACCCAAGTGACCAAAATCCTGAACCTAAGGATGACGTGTTTGATTACCATTGCGGTTTCATGAACATGGCTTTGCTATTGAGAAATTTTAGAGATGCTATCAAAGAGGGTGACGGGGATAGGATTATAAATTGCATTAAGATGTTTCTTTTGCACTTCAAACAAGATGGCAGTGGCAGTACCAAATATGCCTTGGAGGCATTATACCATCTGTTTCAAGTGCTAGCTATACTCAGTCCTCGAGAAACGGAGCGACTTAAGTGGAACCGAACTGTGAACAATCAGGGGGGTGACGGTAACAATGTTGCAATGGATGTTGCTCTAGAGCATGATAATCACGCTCTAAAGGAAATCATAAGAGGTCTGGGAGCAAATATCACTGAGGATAGCGTACGACGAGTATGCAGGGCATTCTTTATCCTCAAAAAGCTACTTTTTGTACTTGATACTGAAGTGAATGTTAAGAAAGTATCAGGAAGACATACAAAAAAATCTGTGAAGGAGGATTTGATTAAAGTAGTCAAAACTCTCTCTGACCAGCATGTGTTTGAGAAGCAGACAACACGGGAACCCATGTATTGTTTCCCAGATTGTCCCAGAGACTATCTCCAATTGCTCAACACAAAGGAACTGTTTAGGTGGATAAATGATCACAAAACTAATATAAGTCTAGAGAAGAGGCCACGTTGA
- the LOC137992722 gene encoding charged multivesicular body protein 1a-like yields MPSVEDTLFQLKFTTKQLERFSKKCEKEEKAQQAKVKKALQQKNIEGARIYAENAIRKKNEGLNFLRLASRVDAVSSKVQSAMMMKQVTKNMDGVVKGLDKAMQSMDLEKISATMQKFEGMFEDLDVNTQVLESAMGEATTLSTPQDQVEALIQEVAEENGLEIMSQLEAVQPGTSSLRTQEGERSQREEDSLSKRLAALRS; encoded by the exons ATGCCTTCGGTGGAAG ATACCTTATTTCAACTGAAG TTTACAACAAAACAGTTGGAAAGATTTTCAAAGAAATGCGAGAAGGAAGAGAAAGCACAGCAAGCCAAAGTGAAAAAG GCTTTGCAGCAAAAGAACATTGAAGGTGCTAGGATTTATGCAGAAAATGCCATCAGGAAGAAAAATGAAGGGCTGAACTTTCTACGACTTGCTTCTCGTGTGGATGCTGTTTCCTCTAAAGTACAAAGTGCAATGATGATGAAACAG GTTACAAAGAACATGGATGGTGTTGTAAAAGGCTTGGACAAGGCCATGCAGTCAATGGATCTTGAGAAG ATTTCAGCTACCATGCAAAAATTTGAAGGAATGTTTGAGGATCTGGATGTGAACACTCAG GTTTTAGAAAGTGCAATGGGAGAAGCTACTACATTGTCAACCCCGCAAGACCAG GTTGAGGCACTTATCCAAGAAGTTGCGGAAGAAAATGGTTTGGAAATTATGAGTCAGCTGGAGGCAGTACAACCTGGAACTTCCTCACTCAGAACCCAAGAGGGAGAGAGGTCACAAAGAGAAGAGGACTCACTAAGTAAAAG ACTTGCTGCCCTAAGAAGTTAg
- the LOC137975902 gene encoding serine protease 23-like, translated as MKWSASTVFAIAFLFGTVLVEATEREIKRKQRKIKPQTSRENYDDRYERTIGTLTTNSGEISSDVYETLLKKNYDDDKDLVNFNYETLWRNGSRTVTRISLGSAGFLETAQPSQLDHVVERTSITNREGVDFNISFWPCLDHQSTRRRFKRLIFGRDSRIRLNTSSQAQKFPFSSTVKISTGCSGSVISHIHVLTSAHCVHDGVRPLEPIADLKVGILRRHGKLRWIGVKSINFPEMWRLKNISPSFDYAVITLLKPHKRPFFKLGVIESEGYLYKLHFASFPGDKKPNSLWYSHCYSRVISHLLIGRCDASSGSSGAGTYVRTSMKENGQNRVLVGILSGSGRVRLPSGRIKMFNLVTKLTSLKTRQICRWIGAGYDCVTWSSKSVTHRLRSLE; from the coding sequence ATGAAGTGGTCCGCATCTACAGTCTTCGCTATCGCGTTCCTGTTTGGGACAGTCCTTGTTGAAGCGACAGAAAGGGAGATAAAACGAAAGCAACGAAAAATCAAACCACAAACTTCAAGAGAGAACTATGATGATCGATATGAGAGGACGATTGGGACGCTGACGACAAACTCAGGCGAAATATCATCAGATGTGTATGaaactttattgaaaaaaaattatgacgaCGACAAAGATCTTGTTAATTTTAATTACGAAACACTGTGGCGAAACGGTTCACGAACTGTGACGAGAATTTCACTCGGCAGCGCTGGGTTTCTTGAAACCGCGCAACCATCACAGCTTGACCACGTTGTAGAAAGAACCTCAATTACTAATCGCGAGGGTGTAGATTTTAACATCTCATTTTGGCCTTGCCTTGACCACCAATCCACGAGACGTCGATTCAAAAGGTTAATTTTTGGACGTGATAGTCGCATCAGGTTAAACACGTCATCGCAAGCCCAGAAATTCCCTTTTTCGTCAACTGTCAAGATCTCTACAGGTTGTTCAGGTTCGGTTATCTCTCACATTCACGTTTTGACATCCGCCCACTGTGTTCATGATGGTGTACGCCCACTTGAACCGATTGCGGACTTGAAAGTCGGAATTCTACGGAGACATGGAAAACTACGTTGGATTGGCGTCAAGAGCATCAATTTTCCCGAGATGTGGCGCCTTAAAAACATCTCGCCGAGTTTCGATTATGCAGTCATTACTCTTCTTAAACCTCACAAGCGACCCTTCTTCAAACTCGGTGTCATCGAAAGCGAGGGATATCTCTACAAATTACATTTTGCAAGTTTCCCTGGGGACAAAAAACCCAATTCACTATGGTACAGCCACTGCTACTCTCGGGTGATCTCCCATTTGCTGATTGGTAGATGCGACGCATCCTCTGGAAGTTCTGGAGCCGGGACTTACGTCAGAACCTCTATGAAAGAAAACGGGCAAAATCGGGTTCTCGTTGGGATACTGTCAGGATCTGGAAGAGTACGTTTGCCAAGCGGTCGAATCAAGATGTTTAACCTCGTAACCAAGTTGACGAGTTTGAAAACGAGACAGATTTGCCGATGGATCGGTGCTGGTTATGATTGTGTGACGTGGAGCTCGAAAAGCGTCACTCACAGGCTTCGATCATTAGAGTAA
- the LOC137992715 gene encoding uncharacterized protein: protein MFHSRSDELNKEEILKSMGESNGCIRVLIATIAYGMGINCKDVKTVIHYGPSYNCETYLQESGRAGRRGQDQCKSVILYSNIMTKHCHESMVTYLKQNDKCRRKVLLEKFDVDVSKLPAYEYPHRCCDICQQQCKCDGDTCNFVFFNLECSPTALVETESNERTVTEDQMTLLNSKLNYLKRALNQQFLQSAKKSNAPMFTPAKLFCGFGDNQIKQIMQHCSHMFSASDVYKYVDIWHPTVASEVLFTISTIFEDVDISHLDMEESEDTQEYYFDSFDAIFDFDVEDSLMAAIPLELLSVDEDTMDSDMEDSN, encoded by the coding sequence ATGTTCCACAGCAGAAGTGATGAACTTAATAAAGAGGAGATACTGAAGTCCATGGGAGAGAGCAATGGTTGTATACGTGTACTTATTGCAACAATTGCCTATGGGATGGGTATCAATTGCAAGGATGTAAAAACTGTGATTCATTATGGCCCATCATACAATTGTGAGACATACCTACAAGAAAGTGGTCGAGCCGGACGGAGAGGTCAAGACCAGTGCAAATCAGTTATTTTGTACTCAAATATAATGACCAAACATTGCCACGAAAGCATGGTTAcctatttaaaacaaaatgacaAGTGCAGAAGAAAAGTTCTTTTGGAGAAGTTTGATGTGGATGTCTCAAAATTGCCCGCCTATGAATATCCACACCGTTGTTGTGATATTTGCCAACAGCAATGCAAATGTGATGGTGATACAtgcaattttgtgttttttaattTGGAATGTTCTCCTACTGCTTTGGTTGAAACTGAAAGTAACGAGAGAACTGTCACTGAGGACCAAATGACACTACTCAATTCAAAACTCAACTATCTAAAGAGAGCATTGAATCAGCAGTTTCTGCAGTCAGCCAAGAAAAGCAATGCACCTATGTTTACTCCAGCAAAGCTTTTTTGTGGATTTGGAGACAATCAAATAAAGCAGATTATGCAACATTGCTCGCACATGTTTTCAGCCAGTGATGTGTATAAATATGTTGACATTTGGCATCCCACTGTGGCCTCAGAAGTTTTGTTCACTATAAGTACAATTTTTGAAGATGTTGACATAAGCCATTTGGATATGGAGGAATCAGAGGACACCCAGGAATACTATTTTGACAGTTTTGATGCCATTTTTGACTTTGATGTGGAAGACTCACTTATGGCAGCTATTCCTTTGGAACTCTTATCTGTTGATGAAGATACTATGGATTCAGACATGGAAGATTCTAATTAA